The genomic DNA AAAAATCAATACATTGATTTATGATGAGGAAGTTTAGAGTTTGTTTGGACTTGATCGGTATATTTAGGGGAGGAGCGGTTTATAGTATGTTGTtaggtttaaataaaaaaatataaaaattaatatttttaactatcattcaaaaaaaaattcatatttatcatctttatatattaaaatgtgatgatgaagaatatttatgattgattgatgaatctgtttttcaaaattttgcagAAAATTAGGCATTCAAtcgaaggaaaataaaaaaggaatatcGTAACAGTTTCTATATTTCTGGATAggataatatgtttaatattcttaTGATATGCGAATTTAAAGAGAGACTAATGTTAATATGCTAAAATTATGGAAATTAATGACTGGAAAatcttaatttgtttgttttggtcatACGGAAATGTTAATATTAAATTTGcaattgtttttttgattttgtgctttaattttttttttaaagtattaatTACAAATGAAATGTAAATAGTTTACAACTCCAAGCCTTCTTTCACAAAACTACTGTAGATGTACACGATGaagcaaactttttttttttgatacaaatGTTAAGTATGACTAAGCAATCTTGCCCGAAGGTTCCATTCATAGCatgtttaaatataattaacagaGTGAGTCCAGTCATTGGTCCTGATCGAGACCAATTAACAAACGCAATTTATTTGAGACTTTAAAACCATCAAAGATTCAAAGTATCCTAAGGACcaacaaatctaaacaaaaaaactacaCTCATCTTGGAAAAATTAACTAATGCCAGTTTAATCAAATTTCCAAGTTCTCAGATAACATGGTAGAGCAGCCATTGATCTAATGTACAACATTCAAAAAGGATAAGACTTGTTTGTTCGGGCTTAGAAAACACAAATTTCGTAACCTCTGTAGAACTTTAgataaccttcttcttctcgaaaAACGTCTTCAAGTGCAAAAACTGCATCCCTGCCACTCCTATGCAGACGAAAAACGAGAGTACACTCAACCATGCCATTTTCGTGTTAGTTGAACGGTTCAAGTCTTGCATCTCTTCTTCCCTAAGAGAGACCACACCAAATCAAAACATGTAAACACTACCTTCTTGAAACCAAAAGTCCAAAACAATTGAGAAAAAGAACAGACAAGTTGAaagacttgttttttttacctatCTCTAAGATAATACATCTCTTCATGAATCGAGTTGACCGTATCAAGTAGACTCTTCACCTCAAATTCCATTACCTGCCACAAAAGAACACACACAAAGAGGATCAACATAACTAGCTCAAAACCACCTTCAACAAGTCTCAAGTCTACCATTTCTTAATCTAAAACTGTTCAGCTACAATTCTATGTAGTAAACCAAACCACAAACGAGACAACGAATCAAAAACATCTACACCACAAAGGGAAGAGAAACTAAACTCACTTTCAACTTGGTTATCTTCTTAGCAAGTCTCCAGTCTCCTAAACCTTAAGCACAGCTTAAACAATCTCACAATTACAAGTCTCAAGTCTCCCATTTCTTAATCTAAAACTGTTCAGCTACAATTCTATAACcacaatgagagagagagagagaaggaatcaaatcaaACTCACTTTCAACTTGGTTATCTTCTTAGCAAGTCTCAAGTCTCCTAAACCTTAGCCCAGCTTAAACAATCTCACTATTACAAGTCTCAAGTCTCCTATTCCTTAATCTAAAACCGTTCAGCTACAATTCTATAACCacaatgagagagagaaggaatgAAATCAAACTCACTTCAACTTGGCTCTTCTTAGCAACCTTAGCCCAACTCTTAGATTGAACACCAGTCTTCCACTCAAAATCAATACTCAACGCCAACTCAGGCTTATGATCAACAGCAGTGAAGCAAGCCATGTAATCACCTGCTTCAACAGCAGAGAACGCGAACTGCCCAGAATCAACTTGTTCCGCGTTATGGTAATTGTTCCCGGCGTTAGACGTCaccttttatatatacacacataaacaaaaaaaaactcagatctATCGAAccaaattagataaaaaaattagaaagatcTGTGTATATACCTTGACGGAGATCTTGTGAGATTGTGGTAAAGCTTGACCTTCGTGAGGGTTATCGATGCTGTATTTACCAACAGTCATTGAATTGCTTTTGATGTCTTCCGCGATACACTTTGTTCGACCTGAGTGTAGATCGAAGTGAAGCGACTGTGAAATTGGTGACCAAATCGTTAGAATTAGAAGTATCGTCGTCCATAGCTTTTTCGAATtgagaaacatttttttatccAGATCGAAACTCTCTCTTCgtctctctttgcttcttcttcttcgattgttTCGTAGACGACGAGCCTCGATGACGATGTAAGGGATTATGACACGTGTACATANCTTCGTGAGGGTTATCGATGCTGTATTTACCAACAGTCATTGAATTGCTTTTGATGTCTTCCGCGATACACTTTGTTCGACCTGAGTGTAGATCGAAGTGAAGCGACTGCGAAATTGGTGACCAAATCGTTAGAATTAGAATCATCGTCGTCCATAGCTTTTGCGAATTGAGaaacatttttgtaaaaataaatccAGATCGCAactctcttcttcgtctctctctctttgcttcttcttcttcttcttcttcgattgttTCGTAGACGACGATGTAAGGGATTATGACACGTGTATATgtattattggttaataataCCAAACCGAatccaataattttatttggttcttcTCAATAGACCGGTTTGGTATAGTATTATGTTGGTCCTTTGCGACTCAACGTAGGaacaatatttccttttcttttcttagggCTAGAacatgaaaaaggaaattaaacaaCGAATGAGAATATATACACTCCCTTTTACTTAACTTTGGAGTTAGTTTCTAAAACTGAGTTACAAGAGTCGCAAGTGATAATGATGAGAATGTCGAACAAGATTGACGAGCTTCTTCGTTACTGTGAAGAGAACTTTGAGAGAGGAAACCTAGAACATGCGTTACGATGCGCTGTCTCAGTCTGTAAAGCGAATCCTGATGCTCCTCAACCTTACGCGCACGTCACCGCTTATAGAATCCTTTTCGCAGCAGCTAACAATCGCACGGTCGCAGGGGAGCCTGACTGGTACGTTGTGTTGGGAATCAACAGACGCAGATCTTCAAAGTATGTGGCGGACGCAATCGAGAGGCGGTGCGGGGAGATAATTGAGGTGTTGGACGGAGAGACTGGGGTTTTCAAGGCTGTTTTGAGGGTTTATGATCTGGTTAGAATCGGTGTGGCTGAGTTGATGGACGAAGATAGGAGAAGCGCGTATGATCTCCGTTCTGGATTTTTCTAATATCATCGACTGAATCTATAAATCttcttttaagtttattttttcaagtaCAGTTTTAGTCTCTATTATTCTACTCAATGTTAAACATATCAGttcaaagttttaaacaatGTAATTGTAAGCTACGTTTGATCTCTCTATTTTCTCCTTTCTAATCATGTACAAGTCTTTTTGAATTGatcgtagaaaaaaaaaacacaaactgtTCCTATTAAGGCTATTATCTTTGTTGTtttagtgaatcatcatatcaGACaattagagataaaaaaaaaaaaaagagagtgtgTTATTAACTTCTTAGGATGGGTCAGTCGTCTTTGTCAGCGTCTTCGTCGTCGTAGTAATGGAAAGGATGTGGAACTGACTTGAAGGCTCTGTATTTGCCCACATTCTTCAAGTGCTCATTCTCCAACCTGAAAAGTTCAACTTCACATTATACtaatcattcattcataagaaGTTGGACCCTTTTATATAAACAGAAAAGTGTACATACCTGAAGAAGCTCCATATTCCCCGACGAACAATCTCTAAACATGAAATAATGCTTGTTACTGCGATTTTGTGAAGCGACTTCAAGTTGAACTCTAGCACTAGCTGCATCCATGCTACTCTTAGAATCACATTCACTACCtgtcaaaatcaaattctttATTCAATCAGAGTCTTTACTCTTTACCACTTGGATATTTGCTGATGTTGTAATGTTACTTAGTACTTACCATGGCTGCGAAATAGACGCTTTTGTGAGGGACAAGAAGTTTATCCCTTAGGTATGGATTCTGGGAATGCCTACGAAGGAGTCCCCAGTCTATCACAATGTCCCAGAATGTGTTCATCCCTGTCGCTACACCTGAGCTTACAAGAGCCAAAATCATCCAATTGCGTCCCTTTTTCAGTTCATATGCTGTTCTTATGATGACTGCAATGATTGTCAACATATATTTCAACGCATTGTATCCATGTACggattctttttcttcacaTAATCTGCGTATGCACTGCAAAAAAAAGTGATACATGTAAGTTAAAGATTTGGATGTGATATAGTCATATAGAATCCGTTAAGGCAGTAACAAAATAAGAAGAGATTGAGTTGTGTGATACCTGGAGAAAGCGAAGCCAGTAGGGTATAACAGCAACGACAAAGTAGAAGGCATTGTAAACACCATGACTATGACACTTGTTTTGCCTCTGCAAGTATTCTCCTAAGCCATAGTAGCAAATGAATAGCTCAAAGCTCCTTATGGCTTGTATCTGAACttaccaaaagaaacaacaacagcCTATCATTTCGAGTTATATGTATTGTCAACACAAAGAGTAATGCAAGTATAAGAAAATAACACCTGACTGGTTAGGTGGTCTGCCAAGAAAAAATCTGGAAGTGTAACCtgtgattaagaaaaaaaatatgaatatgagATCTTTGCTGTACTTAGTTTTAGCGActggtacatatatatatatatatatattacaatcaCCTCGAAGAGAGGAGCACAAATACAGTGAAGCAGTGCTCGAATGAAGAACAATCGACTTGAGCGGTATATGATGTTGAAAGGACAGAAAAGTATGGAAAGCACAACCTGCAAGCAAAAAGGGTTGTTTAAGCCTGACATAGTCCATCTGATACTAAACGGTTGCACATAATGTAAACactgaaatattatcttacagCGACCAAACACAAAGGAATAACTTCAGGGAGTGTCTTATGATCTTTCAACTTCCAGTCCACATCAAGCTGCAAATTTAGCAGGAAACAGACGAAAGCAAGCACCGCAAGACCAGTGCTTATCAGGAAAACATCTCTGTCACCCAACTCTGTTCCCTGCTTGAAACCGAAGATGAATGTATAGTTGACTCTATAAAGCCTCCAGAAGTAAATATTCGCTGAGTACATGAGCATATGAAGAATGATGAATCCAAATAAGCTGCAGGACATGCAATGTTTTGTCAGTGTGAGACAAGAAAGAACTGTTTATACTAATTTTTATGAGCACATGTTCTGAGTCAGTGAGTAGAACAATTGCCTGTAAAGAGGGATAATATTCGCCATGTATTCAGTACCATAGTCCTTGTCCATGATTTTTCTACTTTCTATCTTgaaaacaacagcaacaactaGTGCAATTGAGCAACCAGAAAAGAAACCTGTGGGaaagtgaagaacaagtataAGTGAAATTGTAAAATCTTTGGAATCTGATTTTCAAATTCCCTTACAGAGAAGTATGTAACTCTGTGCctttctcttttaacttttgGCCTTAGAGACTTCATGCCTTCTCTTCGATTACCGCTTGAAAAGTGCTTAACGAAAGTTACCTCTACTCTCTCCAGGAGTCTGTTAACCTAAATTAGGATACAGTGAGCAGACAAACATAATGGAAATGTGATTCTAATGTCTAAAATACTCCACAAACCTCATCAGAACTCCCAATCAATGAATTATCCACAATTTTCATGTAGTTCCTGGATGCATTCCTCGAAGCAATCTACAAATTAACCAACACATCTCATGATGCCATTGTTCATGCATCCATATTGCTCTACAGTAAAGAATCTGTAACATAGAAGAAGCTTTTTGTATCTAACCTTCTCATACTTCTTCATGATTTGGGAAAATGCCAGAAGATTCATGAAACTGATACAAATTACACAAACATAGACAAATCAGTAGAATAGaaggacaaaagaaaaattacatgGGAGATTAAACTTTGGCTAAACCTTTCTCCTCACTCACCTGTATTCCTTCAGACGACGGAGTTTCTGATAGAACTCACTAAAAACAAGCCTCAACTGTTCTTCTGCTTTTTTCAATCCTTTCTTGGAGATTGGTTCATTAGAATCTCCAAAAACTCCTTTCAATGTAGAAATAGGAGAATCAAGCGCATCATTCATCTTCACACGCTCTAGTATTTCACAGAGATCCTGCTTTTCACCATTACTGGTTCCCTCTTCATTCCCATCAGTATGAGAAACCGGGACAATATCAGCCGCAATATGTGTGGCCTCTTCTTCTGGAATGTTAGGTTTTTTCCATACCGTGTACCATATCTTTGTTCGCAGTTCCTGCAAAATATATCAAGAATTCAGTAAACCGATTAGAAAATTATCTGAGCATAAGATGTTTCTCATGATTGTCATATATGCTTACCCGGTGTTCTCGTTGAGCTATCAGATGTATCTACAACGACCTTATCAGAAGGATACTTCTCCAAATTCAGGTTATCTGCATCAGGCTTTTGCACTTTGACCCGTAACGCAATCAATGCATCCATTTGTTTATCTAGCAAAGCCGCTTCCTCCAGCACTTCCTCAACTTTATCCCGGTAAAACTTGTTAACTTTGTTAAGATTCTCATCAAGCTTCTTGAAGAAAGATTCTTCAAACTCTCCACCTTCTTCAGAATTCTTTAGAAACTTTGTCTTGTAGAATTGACGAGAATCATCATCTTGCTGCACCGTATCAACTTTAATGACTTGGTCCTCAATGTCCCCAGCATGTTGTTCACTGTGCCTAGGATGAAACGACAAACCACTAAACGAACGGTGCAAAGCTTCCGCCTGCCGCGAAACTCTCGACGCTGCTCTAGTCAGCTTACTGTGCTTGTAGCTACGTATTTCTTTTAGAATCCTCTTCATACCATTGTAGTCCATATAAGCTTCAACCCACTCTGGCACCATTTGCTTCTTAAATATTTTCCCGAActtcatctttttttgtgtATCCTCAATTCAACAAAACTCTATCAGCCTATCACAAACATCatgaagagaacaagaacaacattACAGAATCGGTTAAATCTATGACACTAAATTACAGATTCAGGATCCATTTGAACAACTAAGATTCGTTCTAACTGAGTACATTCATGGTGTTTGATAGGTACCTTGATCAGGAAGAAACGTTAAGACTAAGGTCAATGATAGAAGCTTCTCTGCAATTTCGATTTTTCCGCCATTAACGagggagaaggaagaagacgaagggaGAGGAGACGTCGGTAATTCGAAACGCCTTAACTCTTTAGGTCTCGCCGACTGACACTACAGTATTTTTGCGGTGCCTTGTATTAGAACTTGTTCCTCCTTATTCCACAGCCGTTGGATTCTTCTGTGACTGCCACGTGCCGAACGATAAATGGAATGCGTGTTGAATCTGTTGCGGCCGAAACTGATGGAAGGAAGCAAAAGCAAATCATAGAATAGATACGGGTGGACCAATTTATTAGCCCACCAGAGCATGACACGTGTTGCTACGTAAGCTTCAGTGTGGCAGTGAAACCGCGTAACTTGGCAGTGGAGGAGACTTCTATAAGGCTTTacaccaatcaaaatacaatttacTTCACAACTGCATTTATAAATTGCAATTTGCAAATCCTCTAAATTACTTGTGCAAAACCTTCTTAAATGGTCCTAATCTCTAAGCAAGTGTACTTATAACATAacagtattttgatttttcggAATCCAAATGATATGCCAAAACAGAGAAGACTTGGTCCAAGTTTAGCAAAGGCTGTTCATATGGTAACTACGGATCAGTTGTTTGAATTGCTATGCTCATCAAGGAATTGACCGCTCACCGCTGCAGCAATAGAAATGTGGCAGCTTAACTCGCCCACAACTCCTGAAACAAACAGCAGTGTCATGCACATAACGGTGGTGATACCAAGAATGGAAAAATGGTGACACCAAGTTGTTTCAAGAAGCAGTCCTAgattttttacagaaaaaattAACACAACAAGCTCTTCTATCAAAGACGGTTAGTCCCATTTGCTACCGAATTGGATTTGAATTAGAAAGCCTTCTTTGACTCTCAAAAGCCAGATTGAATacaaaaacttaaaccaatgaaacaaaattaagagaTATCAAAAACGTAACAGAGAATGATCTGAAACCTGCAACGGATGATCACGGGAGTAGGTTTAAAAGGGCCTTTGGTCCATTTCTTATCCCCCTCTTGTGTTTAGAAATCTGTATGTTTCACGAAGTCCAAAAGCTACTGTTAAACCAAATCATTCACAAGCAAAGTTCTGTCCTAAGATAAAATCGACGATTTTGAGCCTAAACAAAGCCAATCGTATTCCATTTTTAACACATctcaaaaaataattaggaGCAGAGATATTGCCAAAATATACAGCCAAAGAGACAAATGGCATTTGGTTCTCTTGCCTATTGAagtcaaaagattttttttatcgtCTCAAGATCGAAACTTTTGCCAATACTGAACCTCCCTAAAACCCTAGAAAGAAACTCTATGCTAACAGAGCAAATCCCCAAATGCAGCAAACACTTTAAAACCCCAAAACTCTCAAATTTGCAAAATTCGCAGTTTTAAATGGGAAATGCTGAAAAAACAATTATACCTTCTTCTTAGGCACAGAGCCATTAGCTCCATGGATCCACCGAAAGAGAAACTCGGGAAACCGAAACTGAAATTTTCGTCAACAATGGAAGAATCTGACAGATCCTGATAAATTCCGGTAAAACAAGCGGCGGTGAATCGGTAGGGCGATTGATGACGCCGTTCAAAATGTAACTGAAGCTTCGGTATTCTAGCATGCGCCGGGATTCAACGACGGCGCGTTTTACGGCCGTTAGTCTCAACGACATTGGTGTGCAGGGCCGGCCCGAAGGTCTACGACGCGTAAAGCAGAACCGGAAAATGATGCCCTTAATcccaattaattttttcttaatcccaactaattttttttctaaactttaaaaatgaaatttcagtataaaataatacaccaaaaacacaaacaatccACGAAACAAGTAGACAAATAGTTAGTGTAGTAAGTGTAGTAAGcaaacaacacatcatcaaGTAGACAAATAGTTAGTGTAGTAAGCAATCTACAGagattatatagaaaatttagTATAACCACTTTGATATTTGAATTacatttaagttttaaattgtagcaaattagaatatttgactGATTACATTTAAGtaaattagaatatttgactGATTAGCAAATTACATTTAAGTAAGAATTGTGCGAGAATTTGTGAATCCACCGTATAATAAGTTTGACTGACGTTTtgcttacaaagtttttttctttttgaagaagaaagaaaaaaacttaagaaaacagagaaaacgtAGGattgtagaagaaaaagaaaacatacatgCGGGAGAAAGCAGAGATTGACAATAatattggaagaagaagaggaacggCCAAAAGAAAAGACAGAGATTTTTTTATTCACTAGTTCAATTgctgttttaattattatttagttcattagtataattaatataaGGAAATGTagataaaaagaatattttggATTAGACAAAATAGGGAAAAAGATCGGTTGTATTTAACGTGGGGCTGGTTTGAACCCAGTACAAGTGActgaaaatcaaacaaaagaaaccactACACCAAAGGAACATTTAAAATTTNNNNNNNNNNNNNNNNNNNNNNNNNNNNNNNNNNNNNNNNNNNNNNNNNNNNNNNNNNNNNNNNNNNNNNNNNNNNNNNNNNNNNNNNNNNNNNNNNNNNNNNNNNNNNNNGGGAGAAAGCAGAGATTGACAATAatattggaagaagaagaggaacggCCAAAAGGAAAGACAGAGATTTTTTTATTCACTAGTTCAATTgctgttttaattattatttagttcattagtataattaatataaGGAAATGTagataaaaagaatattttggATTAGACAAAATAGGGAAAAAGATCGGTTGTATTTAACGTGGGGCTGGTTTGAACCCAATACAACTGActgaaaatcaaacaaaagaaaccactACACCAAAggaacatttaaaatttattgccCCTAAAATACTTAAAATATTTGGCGTCTAAAGCCCTTGCTTCATGAGCTTTAGGTCAGAACCGGCACTGTTGGTGTGTAAAAGTCTCCGGAGGCTGTAAGGTGACGACTGCGAGGCGGAGGGATGATCCCTGGGCTGCTGGGCATATTACTctgaacccgaacccgaactaATTAGAGGGATTTGAACCCAGTATCTAGAGCATTTAAGAGTATATGtgttctaaaatttatataaaaagtaaaaattagtttttttttgtttatggtttgtTTGAGTTCGGGTGTACCCGAATTACCCAAACCCGAATGAGTAATATTCGAACTCGACATGATAGTATAAAAAACCCGAACGGGTTTTATATgtctaaacccaaaaatccgAACCCGATCGAGTTCGGAAACCCGAATACCCAGGACTAAATTGACTCGTAGATTATCGTAAATTTTCCACGAAAACATACCTTAGAAATTTAATCTTCATCAGCTTCAttgtaaataactaaatttcaaccattaattctcatattttgcagttttttgttatacatttattgtttttatccGTTATATTTTcgaaaattggatttttttcatattttcacagTTCAACTATGTtggaataaagaaaatatgtttGAATCATATTTCaactagaaaataatataaacattaaacagGAAGTTAACAATTTACGTGAAATCATGCAAACCTCTCAACACTGTTAATCAATTGTAAAATTATCCTAAAGTAGATTTTGcgtaaacatatataaacaaaaacaacgtCTATTTAGatcaaactgaaaattttaaaatttagtcaaaataatattatttctattttagcacttttttttttccattttttctagaaaattaaaagacaaattCTAAACTTTGGAAgcttattttatttacattagATTCAGTaattatcataaaattcaaagtTACTAATAATAAATCTTAGTGAAGAAGGTTTGAAAATTTGGAAATAGACAACCATATTTAAAAACCAGGTAAATACTTGAAAAAAGAAATCTTAAATcgttaagaaaaaaatactttattttagtTAGTAAAAACGATATGTATCCATCCCCTTGGAAGTTTCATGTAGCACCACAACTCCACAAAATTCAAACCTCGATATTGGTACACACAAACCAGAAATTATAGTACAGTATCCTCCTAATATAAAAGTTCGAAACTTCATAACACACAAACGTTGGATTTATTGGTTTATGACTTAAACCAATACTAAACCACCAACACTAAACATTAGATTCTGTGGAGTTGTGGAACTTTCTAGAATGATACAA from Camelina sativa cultivar DH55 chromosome 7, Cs, whole genome shotgun sequence includes the following:
- the LOC104701576 gene encoding transmembrane emp24 domain-containing protein p24delta10, whose translation is MFLNSKKLWTTILLILTIWSPISQSLHFDLHSGRTKCIAEDIKSNSMTVGKYSIDNPHEGQALPQSHKISVKVTSNAGNNYHNAEQVDSGQFAFSAVEAGDYMACFTAVDHKPELALSIDFEWKTGVQSKSWAKVAKKSQVEVMEFEVKSLLDTVNSIHEEMYYLRDREEEMQDLNRSTNTKMAWLSVLSFFVCIGVAGMQFLHLKTFFEKKKVI
- the LOC104704765 gene encoding uncharacterized protein LOC104704765 codes for the protein MMRMSNKIDELLRYCEENFERGNLEHALRCAVSVCKANPDAPQPYAHVTAYRILFAAANNRTVAGEPDWYVVLGINRRRSSKYVADAIERRCGEIIEVLDGETGVFKAVLRVYDLVRIGVAELMDEDRRSAYDLRSGFF